The Primulina eburnea isolate SZY01 chromosome 13, ASM2296580v1, whole genome shotgun sequence genome includes a region encoding these proteins:
- the LOC140810325 gene encoding uncharacterized protein, which yields MDILSKNTAVLKEKCWLQVNPHGVAAGVATPGRNTTSKSLCLNAKSHNDSGNHEIQDTDSDELTFESVQAMYEELYDDWLKRNETNSILSKENVELKGNLSRLEVVLSKKDLELCKVKDELEKASKTLAKFNSTSEQRPKQNRASSSPLKVDPPVKISQIKKPVSTSKPKQRKRHFICHYCYKPGHIRPFCYKLRDDYLNWKSNRVLPTVLSNTRRNTAVKKSSTRKVWVPKTVIRCNIIYTSLKTNIAGVWYFDSGCSRHMTGSKEHFTDYVEIKSGRVTYGGGSKGRIVGKGTLNVDGLPELHNVLHVEGLNSNLISTRSAENCYQLGEGDDCRSAKVSDLDIWHQKLGHVSINTLKNLCKFDDVRGMPNLNLGVVYVCGPCKKSKQTRVAHPVLQHFGTTQCLELLHMDILGPMDVESLGGYVLNDRDHLAKFDSKSDKCLFLGYSTNGRAYRVFNLRTRTTMESINVVFDDLTYLTVKTPEADVEELLDISEALTRNSVESGVETSEATPSTTPPLNQPETMDNDNDDNDDVVINCEREIPSKIQKNHPSSQIIGELHDGVQTRNKEKMDYCKMIGLICMSSTFSQLSIICFWKLANILAKRRDCSNDGVDNTVNNISALTCLIQGETNLDSGGEDRGSLMTVMLTKIIIFGCFVQKGLFYGSVSRSSIGYIYIEDGRPQ from the exons ATGGACATATTATCCAAGAACACTgctgttttgaaggaaaaatgctGGCTACAAGTCAACCCGCACGGTGTTGCCGCTGGTGTTGCAACACCAGGCCGCAACACCACTTCAAAATCCTTGTGTCTCAATGCTAAATCTCACAATGACTCAGGTAATCATGAAATCCAGGATACTGATTCTGATGAACTCACCTTTGAAAGTGTGCAGGCTATGTATGAAGAGTTGTATGATGATTGGCTTAAAAGAAACGAGACAAattcaattctttcaaaagaaaatgttgaGTTAAAAGGCAATTTGTCTCGACTCGAAGTCGTATTGAGTAAAAAGGATCTTGAACTGTGTAAAGTCAAGGATGAGCTTGAGAAGGCCTCAAAGACTCTTGCAAAATTCAACTCAA CATCGGAACAAAGGCCGAAACAAAATAGAGCTTCTTCCTCTCCTTTGAAAGTTGATCCTCCAGTGAAGATATCACAAATCAAGAAACCAGTGTCAACTTCCAAACCAAAGCAAAGAAAGCGACATTTTATCTGCCACTACTGCTATAAGCCTGGGCACATCAGACCCTTCTGCTACAAACTAAGAGACGATTACCTGAATTGGAAATCAAATCGGGTGTTGCCCACCGTGTTATCCAACACCAGGCGCAACACCGCAGTCAAGAAATCTTCCACAAGGAAAGTTTGGGTACCTAAAACTGTTATTCGATGCAATATCATTTATACTTCTTTAAAAACTAACATTGCAGGTGTATGGTACTTCGACAGTGGgtgctcacgccacatgaccgGATCTAAAGAACACTTCACGGATTATGTTGAAATAAAAAGTGGGCGTGTAACCTATGGTGGTGGTTCCAAAGGAAGAATTGTAGGCAAAGGAACCCTGAACGTTGATGGGCTTCCTGAACTTCACAATGTTCTACATGTTGAAGGacttaactcaaacttaataa GTACTCGTTCTGCTGAAAATTGCTATCAATTGGGAGAAGGTGATGATTGCCGAAGTGCCAAGGTGAGTGATTTAGAcatatggcatcaaaaactggGACACGTGAGTATCAATACCTTGAAGAATCTGTGTAAGTTTGATGATGTGAGAGGTATGCCCAATTTAAATTTAGGTGTTGTGTATGTCTGTGGTCCATGCAAGAAAAGTAAACAAACCCGTGTTGCGCACCCGGTGTTGCAACATTTTGGGACAACACAATGCCTTGAACTTTTGCATATGGATATACTGGGTCCAATGGATGTTGAGAGTTTGGGTG GTTATGTGTTGAATGATAGAGATCATCTAGCTAAATTTGATTCAAAAAGTGATAAATGTCTTTTTCTTGGATACTCTACAAATGGTCGTGCTTATCGTGTATTTAATCTGAGAACTAGGACTACAATGGAATCAATTAACgttgtttttgatgatcttACATATCTGACAGTTAAAACACCGGAGGCTGATGTAGAAGAATTGCTGGATATAAGTGAGGCACTGACCAGAAATAGTGTTGAGTCTGGTGTTGAGACCAGTGAAGCAACACCAAGCACAACACCGCCTCTGAACCAACCAGAAACCATGGATAATGATAACGATGATAATGATGATGTGGTGATCAATTGTGAAAGAGAAATTCCCAGCAAGATTCAGAAGAATCATCCATCATCACAAATCATTGGTGAATTACATGATGGTGTGCAAACAAGAAACAAAGAAAAGATGGACTACTGCAAAATGATTGGTTTAATATGCATGAGCTCCACGTTTTCCCAG CTGAGTATAATCTGCTTTTGGAAGTTGGCTAACATTCTGGCCAAAAGGAGAGA TTGTTCTAATgatggtgttgacaacactgtcAACAACATCAGTGCTCTTACATGTTTAATTCAGGGGGAGACAAACCTTGACTCAGGGGGAGAAGACAGGGGGAGCTTAATGACGGTGATGCTTACCAAGATTATCATTTTTGgatgttttgtccagaaag GACTCTTTTATGGAAGTGTTTCTAGGTCAAGCATTGGATATATATACATAGAGGATGGACGGCCGCAGTAG